In Corynebacterium afermentans subsp. afermentans, a genomic segment contains:
- a CDS encoding DUF4193 domain-containing protein: MATDYDAPRRRMDDEIETDSLEGLKAAEVAGSSMDDDGEIVEPVEPPTQDLSGEELNVEVKPRQDDEFTCASCFLVQKNKRLAYTEDDGSKICLDCE, translated from the coding sequence ATGGCCACCGATTACGATGCGCCGCGCCGCCGCATGGATGACGAAATTGAGACCGACTCCTTGGAAGGTCTCAAGGCTGCTGAAGTAGCTGGCAGCAGCATGGACGACGACGGCGAGATCGTTGAGCCCGTGGAGCCTCCGACCCAGGACCTCTCCGGCGAGGAGCTCAACGTAGAGGTCAAGCCGCGCCAGGACGACGAGTTCACCTGCGCGTCCTGCTTCCTTGTGCAGAAGAACAAGCGCCTCGCCTACACCGAGGACGACGGTTCGAAGATCTGCCTCGACTGCGAGTAA
- the ppgK gene encoding polyphosphate--glucose phosphotransferase produces MTQKALGFGVDIGGSGVKGAVVDLRTGVFVGERVKIATPQPATPEAVAEVVGQIVDECAWEGPVGITLPPVVTQQVARSAANIDESWVGTNVHDLFTQALGRETISVLNDADAAGIAEVAFGSDTARSGAVIFLTFGTGIGSAFLVDGTLFPNTELGHMLVDGTEAEHFASSAAKDREELSYKKWAKRVDKVLHEYDRLFNPAAFIVGGGISRHADKWVPLLTVDTPVAPAALRNRAGIVGAAMAAQDHVAP; encoded by the coding sequence ATGACGCAAAAGGCTCTGGGTTTCGGTGTGGATATCGGCGGTTCCGGCGTGAAGGGCGCCGTGGTGGATCTTCGCACCGGCGTTTTTGTGGGCGAGCGGGTAAAAATTGCCACGCCGCAACCTGCAACACCGGAGGCGGTCGCCGAGGTCGTCGGGCAGATCGTAGATGAATGCGCGTGGGAGGGCCCAGTCGGCATCACTCTCCCACCGGTGGTGACCCAGCAGGTCGCGCGCTCCGCTGCCAACATCGATGAGTCGTGGGTGGGCACCAACGTGCATGACCTATTCACCCAGGCGCTGGGCCGCGAAACTATCTCTGTGCTCAACGACGCGGATGCGGCGGGCATCGCCGAGGTGGCCTTCGGCAGCGACACCGCCCGCAGCGGCGCAGTCATCTTCCTCACTTTCGGCACCGGCATCGGCTCTGCGTTCCTGGTCGACGGCACATTGTTCCCCAACACCGAACTCGGGCACATGCTTGTCGACGGCACCGAGGCAGAGCACTTCGCCTCCTCCGCTGCAAAGGACCGGGAAGAGCTGAGCTACAAAAAGTGGGCCAAGCGCGTGGATAAAGTCCTCCACGAATACGACCGGCTGTTTAACCCGGCGGCGTTTATTGTCGGCGGCGGCATTTCCCGGCACGCGGACAAATGGGTTCCGCTTCTGACAGTAGATACCCCGGTGGCGCCGGCGGCGTTGCGCAACAGGGCCGGGATCGTGGGAGCGGCGATGGCTGCCCAGGACCATGTCGCGCCGTAG
- a CDS encoding RNA polymerase sigma factor, translating to MVASEASSKNADDVTAVSSDGGAGSVAKSSAKKAAKKAAKKTAKKTAKKTVKKAAKKTARKTAKKAAKKTARKTTAKKATAKKATKAAKDTAADADELEDELQAGGSDADELNEQGVDRDDTDFDAEIDDEDDTFDEDIDDTLGDDDEDGARDGDAEDNEDEESEDSSSVWDIEESAALRQARKDAQLTASADSVRAYLKQIGKVALLDAEQEVSLAKRIEAGLYAQYRLDEMARAAAEGDKDAKLTPAVKRDLRSVARDGRKAKNHLLEANLRLVVSLAKRYTGRGMAFLDLIQEGNLGLIRAVEKFDYSKGYKFSTYATWWIRQAITRAMADQARTIRIPVHMVEVINKLGRIQRELLQDLGREPTPLELAKEMDITEEKVLEIQQYAREPISLDQTIGDEGDSQLGDFIEDSEAVVAVDAVSFTLLQDQLQDVLHTLSEREAGVVRLRFGLTDGMPRTLDEIGQVYGVTRERIRQIESKTMSKLRHPSRSQVLRDYLD from the coding sequence GTGGTAGCCAGCGAAGCTTCAAGCAAAAATGCCGACGACGTGACTGCAGTTTCGTCCGACGGTGGCGCAGGCAGCGTTGCCAAATCCAGCGCGAAAAAAGCGGCTAAGAAGGCTGCGAAAAAGACCGCGAAAAAGACCGCCAAGAAGACGGTGAAGAAGGCCGCCAAGAAAACGGCGAGAAAGACCGCGAAGAAGGCTGCGAAGAAGACCGCAAGAAAGACGACTGCGAAAAAGGCGACGGCAAAGAAGGCAACTAAGGCAGCGAAGGATACTGCCGCAGATGCCGACGAGTTGGAGGACGAGCTCCAGGCCGGCGGTAGCGACGCTGACGAGCTGAACGAGCAGGGTGTCGACCGCGACGATACGGATTTCGATGCGGAGATCGACGACGAGGACGACACCTTCGACGAAGACATCGACGACACGCTCGGCGATGATGATGAGGACGGCGCGCGCGATGGCGACGCCGAGGATAACGAGGACGAGGAAAGCGAAGACAGTTCCTCCGTCTGGGACATCGAAGAGTCCGCCGCACTGCGCCAGGCACGCAAGGACGCGCAGCTCACGGCATCTGCGGACTCGGTGCGCGCGTACCTCAAGCAGATCGGCAAGGTCGCTCTGCTCGATGCCGAGCAGGAGGTCTCGCTTGCCAAGCGTATCGAGGCCGGGTTGTACGCGCAGTACCGTCTCGACGAAATGGCGCGCGCAGCCGCCGAAGGCGACAAAGACGCCAAGCTCACCCCCGCCGTGAAGCGCGACCTGCGGTCGGTTGCGCGCGACGGCCGCAAGGCGAAGAACCACCTGCTGGAAGCAAACCTGCGCCTGGTGGTCTCCCTGGCGAAGCGCTACACCGGCCGCGGCATGGCTTTCTTGGACCTGATCCAGGAGGGCAACCTCGGCCTGATTCGCGCCGTGGAGAAGTTCGACTACTCCAAGGGCTACAAGTTCTCCACCTACGCAACGTGGTGGATCCGCCAAGCCATCACCCGCGCCATGGCGGACCAGGCCCGCACCATCCGTATTCCGGTGCACATGGTCGAAGTCATCAACAAACTCGGCCGTATCCAGCGCGAGTTGCTGCAGGACCTCGGCCGCGAGCCCACGCCGCTCGAGCTGGCGAAGGAAATGGATATCACCGAGGAGAAGGTCCTCGAGATCCAGCAGTACGCCCGCGAGCCGATCTCGCTTGACCAGACCATCGGCGACGAGGGCGACAGCCAGCTCGGCGACTTCATCGAGGACTCCGAGGCTGTCGTGGCTGTGGACGCGGTGTCGTTCACGCTGCTGCAGGACCAGCTGCAAGACGTGCTGCATACCCTGTCCGAGCGTGAGGCCGGTGTTGTGCGTCTGCGTTTCGGCCTCACAGACGGGATGCCGCGCACCCTCGACGAGATCGGCCAGGTCTACGGTGTGACGCGCGAGCGCATCCGCCAGATCGAATCCAAGACTATGTCGAAGCTGCGCCACCCGTCGCGTTCACAGGTGCTGCGCGACTACCTGGATTAA
- a CDS encoding DUF4190 domain-containing protein, with protein sequence MSTPYNGQNPNGQNPYGENPYGGDEYGTNPAGSHPEGVSNYGDYAGHEQLQPDHTRGEPGQPGYGMAGGNYNQAPTSYGYEAAPAQQNNGVALAAMVVGILSLLGLLFLLPGLVLGVIALILGIVGVKKANSIVGPGSRKGMAISGIVMGAIATILSALMLIFGISVAKQLLDDGVFEACEQFQGDNEQYQSCIEDEIDKSLNN encoded by the coding sequence ATGAGCACCCCTTACAACGGCCAGAATCCGAACGGCCAGAACCCCTACGGTGAAAACCCCTACGGTGGCGACGAGTACGGCACCAACCCCGCCGGCAGCCACCCGGAGGGTGTTTCCAACTACGGCGATTACGCTGGCCACGAGCAGCTGCAGCCGGATCACACCCGCGGCGAACCGGGCCAGCCCGGATACGGCATGGCGGGCGGAAACTACAATCAGGCGCCGACGTCGTACGGCTACGAGGCAGCCCCAGCGCAACAGAATAACGGTGTAGCCCTCGCCGCGATGGTCGTGGGCATCTTGTCCCTGCTGGGCCTGCTGTTTCTCCTCCCGGGCCTCGTGCTCGGCGTGATCGCGCTGATCCTGGGCATCGTCGGTGTGAAGAAGGCGAACTCCATCGTCGGCCCGGGCTCCCGCAAGGGCATGGCAATCTCCGGCATCGTCATGGGTGCCATTGCCACGATCCTGTCCGCGCTCATGCTCATCTTCGGCATTTCTGTGGCGAAGCAGCTTCTCGATGACGGTGTGTTTGAAGCGTGCGAGCAGTTCCAGGGCGATAATGAGCAGTACCAGTCCTGCATCGAGGACGAAATTGACAAGAGCTTGAACAACTAA
- a CDS encoding DEAD/DEAH box helicase yields the protein MTAATSGPQLRKWQQEALDSFLRDKPRDFMAVATPGAGKTTFALTLASRLKEDKTVQRIIVVVPTEHLKHQWADAAKRFGLSLDPNFTNSSAVNASYDGIVVTYAQVGMHPFKHHAVASARRTLVILDEIHHAGDSKSWGDGVYEAYNDVEHRLALTGTPFRSDDSQIPFVRYVEDGEGHLVSEADYTYGYSHALADGVVRPVVFLAYSGEAQWKDSAGEEYSARLGEPLNAEQTTRAWRTALDPKGDWIAAVLSAAHTRLMKIRANMPDAGGLVIATNKTTARAYAKILTKLSNTPVTVVLSDEPGASDRIDEFSASRDEWMVAVRMVSEGVDVPRLSVGVYATSASTPLFFAQAIGRFVRSRMPGESASVFLPSVPVLLRLAEEMEVSRDHVLGKPHRESGWSDELLEQANRTQTEPDDMPSYESIGASAELDSLIFDGSTYGTPTQAGSAEEQDFLGLPGLLDADQVRTLLAKRQSDQLDARDAEERARRAEERKARERAEVLGEPAAKPPPAPEAAAGEATTAADQIPALRKELNARVAIAAGKSGRPHGAIHTEVRKACGGPPTALCNAEQLRERIAFLRDW from the coding sequence GTGACCGCCGCGACTTCTGGGCCCCAGCTGCGCAAATGGCAGCAGGAGGCCCTTGATTCGTTTCTCCGCGACAAGCCGCGCGACTTCATGGCCGTGGCAACCCCAGGCGCGGGCAAAACCACCTTCGCGCTGACTCTGGCCTCGCGTTTAAAAGAGGACAAGACTGTCCAACGCATCATTGTCGTCGTGCCCACGGAGCACCTGAAGCACCAGTGGGCCGACGCGGCGAAGCGTTTCGGGCTGTCCTTGGACCCGAACTTCACTAATTCTTCTGCCGTCAACGCCTCTTACGACGGCATTGTGGTCACCTACGCGCAGGTGGGCATGCATCCCTTCAAACACCACGCTGTGGCGTCTGCGCGTCGCACGCTGGTGATCTTGGACGAGATCCACCACGCCGGCGACTCCAAGAGCTGGGGCGACGGCGTCTATGAGGCGTACAACGATGTCGAACACCGCCTGGCGCTGACCGGTACGCCGTTTCGTTCTGACGATTCGCAGATCCCGTTTGTGCGTTACGTCGAGGACGGTGAAGGCCATTTGGTTTCAGAGGCCGACTACACCTATGGCTATTCGCATGCGCTTGCCGACGGTGTGGTGCGCCCCGTCGTCTTCCTCGCGTACTCGGGCGAGGCACAGTGGAAAGACTCAGCGGGTGAGGAGTATTCCGCGCGCTTGGGGGAACCGCTGAACGCAGAGCAAACCACCCGCGCCTGGCGCACCGCGTTGGACCCGAAGGGCGACTGGATTGCCGCTGTGCTTTCCGCCGCGCACACCAGGTTGATGAAAATCCGCGCCAACATGCCGGATGCCGGCGGCCTAGTCATCGCCACGAACAAGACCACCGCCCGCGCCTACGCGAAGATTCTGACGAAGCTGTCCAACACTCCGGTCACTGTGGTGCTTTCCGACGAACCGGGCGCGTCCGACCGCATCGACGAGTTCTCCGCCTCGCGCGACGAGTGGATGGTGGCGGTGCGCATGGTCTCTGAGGGCGTGGACGTGCCGCGACTGTCCGTGGGCGTGTACGCCACCTCCGCGTCCACTCCGTTGTTCTTCGCCCAGGCGATCGGCCGCTTCGTGCGCTCCCGTATGCCGGGCGAGTCTGCTTCCGTGTTCCTGCCGTCGGTGCCGGTGCTGCTGCGACTGGCGGAGGAGATGGAGGTCTCGCGCGATCACGTCCTGGGCAAACCCCACCGGGAGTCAGGCTGGTCCGACGAGCTGCTGGAGCAAGCCAACCGCACCCAAACCGAGCCGGATGACATGCCGTCCTACGAATCCATCGGCGCTTCCGCTGAGCTGGATTCGCTGATTTTCGACGGCTCCACCTACGGCACGCCTACCCAAGCCGGCTCTGCGGAGGAACAGGACTTTCTCGGCCTGCCCGGCCTGCTCGACGCCGATCAGGTGCGCACCCTTTTGGCCAAGCGCCAAAGCGATCAACTGGACGCGCGCGACGCTGAAGAGCGGGCGCGCAGGGCCGAAGAACGGAAGGCGCGCGAACGGGCGGAGGTACTCGGCGAGCCGGCGGCAAAGCCTCCCCCGGCCCCGGAAGCGGCAGCCGGCGAAGCTACAACCGCCGCAGACCAAATCCCCGCACTGCGCAAGGAACTCAACGCCCGCGTGGCCATCGCGGCGGGTAAGAGCGGCCGGCCCCACGGCGCGATCCACACCGAGGTGCGCAAAGCCTGCGGCGGACCGCCAACCGCACTGTGCAACGCCGAACAGTTACGCGAGCGAATCGCCTTCCTGCGAGACTGGTAG
- a CDS encoding DUF3039 domain-containing protein — protein MVAVNTTTKTLERPDLREDTSSTTDDGTPKFFHYVKKDQIVDSAISGKMVVALCGETFPVKKQAKPGSPVCPDCERIYKGLRRK, from the coding sequence ATGGTTGCCGTGAATACGACGACGAAGACGCTCGAGCGCCCGGACCTCAGGGAAGACACCTCGTCGACAACAGACGACGGCACCCCCAAGTTTTTCCACTACGTGAAGAAGGACCAGATCGTCGATTCCGCCATCTCCGGCAAAATGGTGGTGGCGTTATGCGGCGAGACCTTCCCGGTGAAAAAGCAGGCCAAGCCGGGATCCCCGGTGTGCCCCGACTGCGAACGGATTTACAAGGGGCTGCGCCGCAAGTGA
- a CDS encoding DUF3099 domain-containing protein — protein sequence MSANEQPSSERASRRFRRGRKSRALITDASYTPEQNRQSREKQYAVLQGLRLPFIVAAVAAAWANWWVLAGILFVVSVPLPWIAVVRGNAQGEVRDTRRKNVYKPAVARQEQQMLAQQQRTALESAETDRGSSPAIIDHDE from the coding sequence ATGAGCGCCAACGAACAGCCATCCTCCGAGCGCGCCTCCCGCCGCTTCCGTCGGGGCAGGAAATCCCGCGCGCTGATCACGGATGCTTCCTATACTCCCGAGCAGAATAGGCAGTCACGCGAGAAGCAGTACGCCGTCCTGCAGGGGTTGCGCTTACCGTTCATCGTCGCGGCCGTGGCTGCGGCGTGGGCGAATTGGTGGGTGCTCGCCGGCATTTTGTTCGTGGTATCTGTCCCGTTGCCGTGGATTGCTGTAGTGCGAGGGAACGCACAGGGCGAGGTACGGGATACCCGCCGGAAGAACGTGTACAAGCCTGCCGTGGCACGCCAGGAGCAGCAGATGTTGGCGCAGCAGCAGCGCACGGCGCTGGAATCGGCCGAGACGGATCGCGGCAGCTCCCCCGCTATCATCGACCACGACGAATAA
- a CDS encoding DUF7782 domain-containing protein produces MIAPEPLSPNFPAVAQALAKELDAAGFSADGIAAHLGPEATEALYRREPGVVLAVCSDDARLSRLIRFFVLRRPATAEALGEMLTPKLALSLIDDHLVLPVPDSSTYRIAVEVRPHVVAGTPRLVLSDLDASMTARVPGRDHVLGVGSASLSLLSATPCTPVDSVLDLGTGSGVQALAQADNATHVVATDVHARALEFAEATLRANGVDNVELRQGEWFEPVQGELFDRIVANPPFVVGLPEVGHVYRDSGLDLDGATELVLSQAPEHLAEGGRAFILGSWVHVLDQPWQSRVASWLPSHGVSAWVLQRDVVDPGMYVSTWLRDESIDPRSDEGVARTVQWLDHFADNDVHAVGFGWILLEDIGDAPSEVTCEELSQPFTDPLGPEAEEYFTRTAWLRGKDRDDILDANYVVRPTVALEDIKLADTDLGMGFADETLRITRTDGPRFSHTIDAGILSLISGLHPNGLPLRDVVGLYAASRGTGQPEDVEKLEAEAAKAVVDLVRHGLVLPAEIAQLTYL; encoded by the coding sequence GTGATTGCACCAGAACCTCTCTCCCCTAACTTTCCCGCAGTTGCCCAGGCGCTTGCCAAAGAACTCGACGCGGCGGGTTTCAGCGCCGACGGCATCGCGGCCCACCTCGGGCCGGAGGCCACCGAGGCGCTCTACCGCCGCGAGCCGGGGGTTGTTCTGGCGGTGTGTTCCGACGACGCGCGCCTGTCGCGCCTGATCCGGTTCTTCGTGCTGCGTCGCCCCGCAACAGCGGAGGCATTGGGCGAGATGCTCACCCCGAAGCTTGCGCTTTCGCTTATCGACGACCACTTGGTACTGCCCGTGCCAGACTCATCCACCTACCGTATTGCCGTCGAGGTACGTCCCCACGTCGTGGCCGGCACACCGAGGTTGGTGCTTTCGGATTTGGATGCCTCGATGACCGCCCGCGTCCCGGGCCGCGACCACGTCCTCGGCGTCGGCTCGGCATCTCTGTCGTTGCTGTCCGCAACTCCGTGCACGCCCGTGGATTCTGTGCTGGATTTGGGGACTGGCTCCGGAGTCCAAGCACTTGCACAAGCGGACAACGCCACCCACGTGGTGGCCACCGATGTGCACGCCCGCGCACTGGAGTTCGCCGAGGCGACACTGCGGGCGAACGGGGTGGACAACGTGGAGTTGCGCCAAGGCGAATGGTTTGAGCCGGTTCAGGGCGAGTTGTTTGACCGGATCGTGGCTAATCCCCCCTTTGTGGTGGGCCTGCCGGAAGTTGGCCATGTCTACCGTGATTCTGGCTTGGACCTCGACGGCGCCACCGAACTGGTGCTCAGCCAAGCACCGGAGCACCTTGCCGAAGGTGGCCGCGCCTTTATCCTCGGTTCCTGGGTGCATGTGCTTGACCAGCCCTGGCAGTCCCGGGTCGCGTCCTGGTTGCCTTCCCACGGCGTGAGCGCCTGGGTGCTGCAGCGAGACGTGGTCGATCCCGGCATGTACGTCTCCACTTGGTTGCGAGACGAGTCCATCGATCCGCGCTCGGACGAAGGCGTCGCGCGCACCGTGCAGTGGCTCGACCACTTCGCCGACAACGACGTCCACGCCGTGGGCTTTGGCTGGATACTTTTGGAAGACATCGGCGACGCGCCGAGCGAGGTCACCTGCGAGGAGCTGTCCCAGCCGTTTACAGACCCGCTCGGCCCGGAAGCCGAAGAGTACTTCACCCGGACCGCGTGGCTGCGCGGCAAGGACCGCGACGACATCCTCGACGCGAATTACGTGGTCCGGCCCACTGTGGCGTTGGAGGACATCAAGCTCGCCGACACCGATCTCGGAATGGGGTTCGCGGACGAGACGCTGCGTATCACCCGGACCGACGGGCCACGGTTTTCCCACACCATCGACGCCGGCATCCTCTCGCTGATCTCGGGGCTGCACCCGAACGGCTTGCCGCTGCGCGACGTGGTTGGCCTGTACGCGGCTTCGCGCGGGACGGGGCAACCGGAGGACGTCGAAAAGCTTGAGGCTGAGGCGGCGAAAGCTGTAGTCGACCTCGTGCGCCACGGGCTGGTTCTACCCGCAGAGATCGCGCAACTTACCTACCTCTAG
- the dtd gene encoding D-aminoacyl-tRNA deacylase — MKAVLTRVTSASVTVDGETVGAIDCPDTGGILALVGAGREDADDAWETVARKIAELRILDGERSVEDAGAPVLLVSQFTLMGRTAKGRRPSWSDAAPGDAAEPVIGAIAEALRSRDIHVEEGRFGAHMQVASVNDGPFTVIVEA, encoded by the coding sequence ATGAAAGCTGTACTCACGCGCGTGACGAGCGCGTCGGTGACCGTGGACGGAGAAACCGTCGGAGCGATCGACTGCCCCGACACCGGCGGGATCCTCGCCCTCGTAGGTGCGGGCCGCGAGGACGCGGACGATGCGTGGGAGACAGTGGCGCGCAAGATCGCAGAGTTGCGCATCCTCGACGGCGAGCGGTCGGTGGAAGACGCTGGCGCACCGGTATTGCTCGTCAGCCAGTTCACGTTGATGGGCCGCACCGCGAAAGGCCGGCGTCCGTCCTGGAGCGACGCGGCACCCGGCGATGCGGCGGAGCCGGTGATCGGCGCTATCGCCGAAGCACTTCGCTCGCGCGACATCCACGTCGAGGAAGGGCGTTTTGGAGCACACATGCAGGTCGCGAGCGTCAACGATGGGCCCTTTACCGTCATTGTGGAAGCATGA
- a CDS encoding sigma-70 family RNA polymerase sigma factor encodes MTQPDHAAQGTQQSGETVDRGSRRNQTDDNPSADLVRVYLNGIGKTALLNAEEEVELAQQIEVGLYAQRLLDDPEVKLTRAKKRDLKILAKEGRKARAHLLEANLRLVVSLAKRYTGRGMPLLDLIQEGNLGLIRAMEKFDYSKGFKFSTYATWWIRQAITRGMADQSRTIRLPVHLVEQVNKLSRIRREMYQSLGREPTNEELAEESGIEESKIEMLLRQSRDPVSLDMPVGADEEAPLGDFIEDAEATDAEDAVVTTLRHDDIEDIINGLEQREQDVIRMRYGLTDGVPRTLDQIGRQFGLSRERVRQIEREVMAKLRAGERADRLRDYAL; translated from the coding sequence ATGACCCAACCGGATCACGCTGCACAGGGAACTCAACAATCCGGGGAGACCGTCGACCGCGGTAGCCGACGGAACCAGACCGACGACAACCCTTCTGCGGACCTCGTCCGCGTCTACCTCAACGGCATCGGCAAGACTGCCCTGCTCAACGCTGAGGAAGAGGTTGAACTCGCTCAACAAATCGAGGTCGGCCTGTACGCGCAGCGCCTTTTGGACGATCCAGAGGTGAAGCTGACTCGCGCGAAGAAGCGTGACTTGAAGATTCTGGCCAAGGAAGGCCGCAAGGCCCGCGCCCACCTGCTTGAGGCAAACCTGCGCCTCGTGGTCTCCCTGGCCAAGCGCTACACCGGCCGCGGCATGCCGCTTTTGGACCTGATCCAGGAGGGCAACCTGGGCCTGATCCGCGCGATGGAGAAGTTCGACTACTCCAAGGGCTTCAAGTTCTCCACCTACGCCACATGGTGGATCCGCCAAGCAATTACGCGCGGCATGGCGGACCAGTCCCGCACGATCCGCCTCCCAGTCCACCTGGTGGAGCAGGTGAACAAACTGTCCCGCATCCGCCGCGAGATGTACCAGTCCCTGGGCCGCGAGCCCACGAACGAAGAGCTTGCGGAAGAATCCGGCATCGAGGAGTCCAAGATTGAGATGCTGCTGCGCCAGTCCCGGGACCCGGTGAGCTTGGACATGCCGGTCGGCGCGGATGAGGAAGCGCCGTTGGGAGACTTCATCGAGGACGCCGAGGCCACCGACGCCGAGGACGCGGTGGTGACCACACTGCGCCACGACGATATCGAGGACATCATCAACGGCCTCGAGCAGCGTGAGCAGGACGTCATTCGCATGCGCTATGGCCTGACCGACGGTGTGCCGCGCACTTTGGACCAGATCGGCCGCCAGTTCGGGCTGTCGCGCGAGCGCGTCCGCCAGATCGAGCGTGAAGTGATGGCGAAGCTGCGCGCTGGCGAGCGCGCCGACCGCCTGCGCGATTACGCGCTCTAA
- a CDS encoding metal-dependent transcriptional regulator, with the protein MRDLVDTTEMYLRTVYELEEEGITPLRARIAERLEQSGPTVSQTVARMERDGLMVVEHDRSLSLTEEGRRRATAVMRKHRLAERLLTDVLKMDLAQVHEEACRWEHVMSEEVERRVVAVLDNVDRSPFGNPIPALAELGASAGTAEQVGTRASDLRLKEPARAKVVQISEILQDGALPKSAGQLVGQTVDLHPLEDGALEVSTDEGETFVLTADVSHALRVELQGLQD; encoded by the coding sequence GTGCGTGATCTCGTTGACACCACAGAGATGTATCTGCGCACCGTCTACGAACTGGAAGAGGAAGGCATTACGCCGCTGCGCGCGCGAATCGCGGAGCGCCTCGAGCAGTCTGGGCCGACCGTCTCGCAGACGGTGGCGCGCATGGAGCGCGACGGTCTGATGGTGGTTGAACACGACCGCTCCCTGTCGTTGACTGAGGAGGGGCGGCGGCGCGCGACCGCCGTGATGCGCAAGCACCGTCTCGCGGAGCGTTTGCTTACCGACGTACTGAAGATGGACCTCGCTCAGGTCCATGAGGAGGCGTGCCGGTGGGAGCACGTGATGAGTGAAGAGGTGGAGCGCCGGGTCGTCGCGGTGCTTGACAACGTGGACCGCTCCCCCTTCGGCAACCCGATCCCCGCCCTCGCCGAGCTCGGCGCAAGCGCTGGCACCGCTGAGCAAGTGGGCACCCGGGCCAGTGATCTGCGTCTGAAAGAACCGGCGCGCGCGAAGGTGGTGCAGATCAGCGAGATCCTGCAGGACGGCGCATTGCCGAAATCCGCAGGCCAGCTTGTGGGACAAACGGTGGATCTGCACCCACTGGAGGACGGCGCGCTGGAGGTCTCCACCGATGAGGGTGAGACTTTCGTGCTCACCGCAGATGTCTCGCACGCCCTGCGCGTGGAGCTTCAGGGCTTACAAGACTGA